The genome window tttttttaatgtatctgaAGTGAAAATACTTCACTGTCAAAGGacattgcttttcatttgccTCAGCATTAAAGgtcaagaaagaaatataagaaaCAGTCAGCTGATCAAACCCCACATCCAATAATTGAACCAATATTTAACTGCTATCAAAAGAATCCTTCAGAGCAATTAGGATCGTTCTTTGTTAAACTGTACACTTCGCTCTAAACAGGGAACTTGgcaaaaaaataaccccaaaatgcaaaaaaaaaaaaaaaaaaaagttaaatctcTTCTCAGCATAAAACCTCAGTGCCCTCGTACCTGTAGAAGTGGATTGCACTGTTTTCCTCATCCATTCGTAAGAGCTGTGCCTTTGGCTGTTGGGAGAGATTTGCTGTGTATTAATTGTTTCCACAGGAGGTAaccccccagctcctgcaggatGGAGGGAGCTGTAGTCAGCAGAACTGTAGGAGACCTGTCCAGGAGACGAGCCGTTGATCTGTGCAGCAGCAACGGTGCTGGAAGGTCCTGGGCCGTAAGCGTTCCAGTCCTCCCTCTGTGGGCCATAGTGGGATCCCCAGGTTCCCGCAGGCTGTCCATGGGTGTCCAGAGTTGGCACATGATGGTATCCCATGTAATCTGAATAGGGTGGAGTAGACACAAAGTTTTGCACTGGCAGGTTGTTGCTGCTGCACCTTGCAGATCCTGGATACATGCTGGTTTCTTTATCCAAAAGATAACTCACATACATGATGCTCACAGCCTGGCTTTGTCTTGCTGGGACATCCTGCTCCTCACAGTGTTTGTTTgatctcttttcccctcctctttctttctctgtcttttctagCCCTGACTGGCTCTATAAATGACTCATGCTAGCCCTGATGTCCCTTTACTACACATGATTAACAATGGTTTTACCAGGTGCTGGTGGTAACAGTTTACTAAGGTCCTGCCTGATGTCACAGATAACTGCCTGCCCCAAAATTACATTTGCATTCAAATGAAGGGCTGACCATGCAGGCAACCCCACCTTGCTGCTAGTTCTGGTGCTTCCTTTCTCACAGATCCTTTATGAATTACCATCCCGGTTCTATACTATGAGAATGTAGTTTGAAATCTCGTGGTCTTCAAGCAGAGTTGCATACATAGTTAACCAATAACTGTGCAGACAGTAGTGTTTTTCTTGAGCAATACATATCACAATCTAACTTCAGGCACTAGATTATAGTTAGTTAAGGCCTGGTATCTGATAGTCCAGTAGTTCTTTTGTTAGGATGtgctatattatttttttaaactgaaaacaaaggacCGGTTCAGTCTTTAACTGCAGCTCTTACATAGTTTCTCCCATGAGCACTCTTCTTGACTTCAGCTCTTAGTCCATGTGGGAGAGCACTTAGAAACCACGGTAATCCTACTGATTTTAACATTACAAAGGATATACAAGAAGTCTCATAGTCATTTTGAGCATTTGTTCATACGAATAGTCCTGTTGATGTTAGCAAGCCTATTCATGAGCTGGCTGCTTGCCACAGTGATTGAAGTTTCTCTATTCTAACTTACAATGTTAACAGAAAGAGAATCTGTTATTGAGAGAATGCAAAATTTGTCACTTTCCCTATGCTCATGTCTTGTTTGTGATATTGAAATGAGTGGTAGTTTTCCCTACAggtttttctgttctcattgCTGTGCTTGTTCACAATAAGTAACACCTTTTCTTAGAAATATAGGAACAAATTCTAGCTTTTTAGCTCAAAAAAGCAGTTTCCTAACTTTCAGAAGCAATCCTATGTTTGTAAGTAACAAAGTCCTGTGCGATTATCTATAAACAGGAGCGAGGAGAGAAAgtgttgatttcttttttttttttaatgagatagATACGTTAGCATTGTCTCTTAATGAGAATTTACTCTGTTTTCATTCCAGTTCCTTTAATGATGTGATACTTAATTGCACCTTTATTAATTAACCAACTtgttaaaaggatttttttcttaaacaggtGCAAAGTATAatgagttttttctttgttgagaggtgtattttttctttgagagTCTTTTGCACTTTAACACCATTTAAACTTACAGGTTCCTCCTCCTGGTTCTCGGGAGGACAGAATCCCTTCGCACACCTGACAACACCGTCGTTTCCTTTGGGGAGAGAACGGTGTCCTTAGGCTGTGTTCACATGACGGGTTGTGGCTGTAGTTGTGGAAAAACCTTTTTTGACTGTTAATGTCAGGGCGAGGTGGAGAAGCACAGGCTGCCTTCTCTGAGCATTTGTTGATTTTCCTACTGTGCACTTGGGTAAAACTTGTGCTATTTTACTTCTTGCTTCTTGTGAGTTTTTGGATGATGATGTTTTGCCGGCATAGTTGttgaaaggtattttaaaaatcattaggTGGGGGAAGTTGgcagaaactgtttttttctgcttgcataTGTGAGCTTATTCGGTTGCAATTTACACATCTGTGACAGCTGGCCATTCACAATGACCAAGTATCGCTGCTGGTACAGACTCCCCAAATCTAGGGCAGTCAAAAATCAGTACATCAGGTATCTTAATTCTCCTatatcagcaaaataaatcttgttCGTCTCATTACAAATTAGGTCTCTCTAGACAGCCTGTGTCTGTAGTTATCAATGCAATGGGATTTAAATGTAGCATGATCTATATAcacctctattttttttttactggagtGTTTCACTCCCTTTCTCAATCATCTAGAGCACTGTGGTCACTCTCAATTTCAGACTGTATCGAAATAGTTACGAAGAAAGATTATTTATGGCTTTTTG of Nyctibius grandis isolate bNycGra1 chromosome 10, bNycGra1.pri, whole genome shotgun sequence contains these proteins:
- the LOC137668095 gene encoding homeobox protein CDX-1-like; amino-acid sequence: MYVSYLLDKETSMYPGSARCSSNNLPVQNFVSTPPYSDYMGYHHVPTLDTHGQPAGTWGSHYGPQREDWNAYGPGPSSTVAAAQINGSSPGQVSYSSADYSSLHPAGAGGLPPVETINTQQISPNSQRHSSYEWMRKTVQSTSTGKTRTREKYRVVYTDHQRLELEKEFHYNRYITIRRKSELAANLRLSERQVKIWFQNRRAKERKLMKKKMTHFDGSNLGSMQSDSGSVSPMPVPDQQTHSEMPSSLFPPPPPPPPLPMNGLQHNGTLQQVVASQ